The following nucleotide sequence is from Longimicrobium sp..
CCGCACCAGCTCGGGAGCCAGCGGCTCGCCCCCGCACACCACCCGCTTCAGCGCGGCGCAGCCGGCGAAGCCCGGCTCCTGCGCCAGCACCTGGAGGAAGGAGGGGACGAAGTGGAGCACGGTGACGCCCTCGCGGCGCACGGTCTCCACCAGGTAGGCGGGGTCGCGCTGCCCGCCGGGGCGCGCCAGCACCAGGCGCGCCCCCGCCAGCAGCGTCAGCAGCAGCTCCCGCAGCGAGGCGTCGAAGCTGTACGGTGTCTTCTGCAGCACCGCGTCGCCAGGACCCAGCCGCCACGCCTGCTGCATCCAGCCGAGCGCGTTGGCCGCGCTCCTGTGCTCGACCATCACCCCCTTGGGACGGCCCGTCGAGCCCGAGGTGTAGATCACGTACACCAGGTGGTGTGGCGTCAGGCCGCCGCGTCCGGGGTTCGTCGCCGGCCGATCCGCCCAAGACGAGGCGTCGCGCCCGAGCGCCACCACCGGCACGCCCAGGCCGCCCAGCCGCTCCGCCGCGGACCCGTGCGTCAGCAAGAGCGCCGGCTCGCTGTCGACCAGCATGTAGCGCAGACGCTCCTCGGGGTACTCGGGGTCCAGCGCCACGTACGCGCCCCCCGCCTTCAGCACCCCCAGCAGCCCCACCATCATCTCCAGGCTCCGCTCCACGCACAGCCCCACGCGCACGTCCGGACCCACGCCGCGCCCGCGGAGGTGGTGCGCCAGCCGGTTCGCGCGGGCGTTCAGCTCGGCGTAGGTGAGCGTCTGGTCCTCGAACGTGAGCGCGGCCGCATCCGGAGTCCGCTCCACCTGCGCTTCGAACAGCTCGTGCAGGCAGGCGTCGGGGCGGGGCGCGTCGGTGGCGTTCCACTCCTCCACCACCCGCCGCCGCTCGGGCTCGGGAAGCACGTCCACCCGCGACAGCGCGCGCCCCGGCTCCGCCTCCAGCGCCTCCACCACCCCCTCCAGCGCCCGGTGCACCATCGCGCACACCCGCTCCGGGCCCACCGTGGCCGGGGCGAACGCCCGGAGCGCGAGGCCGTCTCCCAGGTCGTCCACCGCGAGCGTGAGCGGGTAGTTGGTGCGCGCATTCGCGCGGAGCCCCCGCATCCCGGACGCGCCCGCCTCTCCCGGCCGCCGGCTGTGGCGGTAGTTGAGGAGTGCGGTGAAGAGCGGCGCTGGCGCGGCCACACCGCTGCACCGCTGCGCCAGCGCCAGCGAGGCGTGCTCGTGCCGCAGCAGCTCCGCCAGCTGCCGGTGCGTCCCCAGCACCGCCGCCTCCACCCCCTGCGAGGCCACCCGCACGCGGACCGGGAGCGTGTTGATGAACGGCCCCAGCGCCCGGTCGGACCCCGCGCCTCCGCTCATCCGCCCGAAGAGCACGGTCCCGAACACCACGTCGCCGCGGCCCGACGCCCGCGCCAGGACCTGCGCCCACGCGACGTGGCACACGGCGGCCGCGCTCACCCCCAGCGCCCGCGCCCGCTCGCCGAGCCGCGCCGCCAGGGCGGGGTCCACCGCCAGCGCCGCCTCGGCGATCCCCGACCCGTCGCCCCACGCGTCCAGCAGCCCGAACGGCGCCGTGGGCTCCTCCACGCCGCCCAGCAGCTCGCGGAAGAACGCCTCGTGCTCGCCGCGGCCCACCCCCAGCCGCGCCTGCGCCACGTAGTCGCGGAAGGGCGGCGGCGCCGGGAGAAGGTCCGCGCGCCCCTCCAGGTGCGCCCGGACCTCCTCCTGCAGCACCTCGAGCGAGGCGTGGTCGCTGCAGAGGTGGTGGAGGAGAAGCAGCAGCAGCCAGCGGCCGCGGGCCTCGTCGCGCGCCACGTGGAGGCGCAGCAGCGGCGCCCGGCGCACGTCGATGCGGTGGCGCCGGGGGTCGAAGCGGCGGTAGAGCTGCTCCGCCGCGTCGCCGCCGGCGGGGTCCAGCTCCACCTCCTCCACCCGCAGCGGGGCCTCGCGCCACACCACCTGCACCGGCTCGCGCAGCCCCTCCCACGCCACCGAGGTGCGCAGGACGTCGTGCCGGGCGACCACCGCCCGCAGCGCCGCCAGCCACGCGTCCAGCCGCGCGCGGTCGTCGAAGCCGTAGAGCCCCGCCATCAGGTACGGGTCGCCCTCCGCCGCCGCCAGGTGGTGGAAGAGGATCCCCTCCTGCAGCGGCGCCAGCGGGTAGACGTCCTGGACGTTCGCCGCGCCGCCCGCCACCCCCGCCGCGACGCGGTCGATCTCCGCCTGGCTCAGCTCCACCAGGGGAAGCATCTCGGGGGTGACGGCGTCGCAGGGGGTGGGGATCCCGTTCGCGGGCGCCCGCACCTCGCGCGGCGCCCCGCCGACCGCGGCGGCGAGCTCGGCCAGCGTGGGCGTGGCGAACAGCGCGGCGACCTCGGCGTAGAGCCCCCGCCGCCGCATCCGCTCGGCCAGCCGGACCGCCAGGAGCGAGTGGCCGCCCAGCTCGAAGAAGTGGTCGCGGCGCCCCACCCGCTCCACCCCCAGCACCTCCGACCAGACCTCCGCCAGCGCGGTCTCGACCTCGCCCACCGGGGCCTCGTAGCCGCGCCGCGCGTACGCGTCGGCCCCGGGATCCGGGAGCGCCCGGCGGTCCAGCTTGCCGTTGGGGGTGACGGGGAGCCGCTCCAGCGCCACGAAGGCCGCCGGCACCATGTACTCCGGGAGGCGCTCCGCCAGGTGCGCGCGCAGTGCGTCCGCGCCGACGGCGTCGCCGACGTAGTAGGCGACCAGACGCCGGTCCGCGGGGGTGTCGCCGCGCGCCACCACCACCGCCGCGCGCACGCCCGGGTGCTCGACCAGCCGCGACTCGATCTCCCCCGGCTCGATGCGGAAGCCCCGCACCTTCACCTGGAAGTCCGCGCGGCCGGCGAACTCCAGCGTCCCGTCGCCGCGCCAGCGCGCCCGGTCCAGGGTGCGGTACACCCGGCTCCCCGGCGGGCCGAACGGGTCCGGGAGGAAGGAGGCGGCCGTCAGGCCGGGGCGGCGGGCGTATCCGCGCGCGAGCCCCTCGCCGGCCAGGTAGAGGTCGCCCGCCACGCCCACCGGCGCCGGCTGGAGCTCCCCGTCCAGCACGTAGGCGCGGGTGAGGGCCATGGGACGGCCGATGGAGATGTGCCGGGCCCCCTCCGGCACCGGCCAGGAGGTGGAGTAGGTGGTGTCTTCGGTGGGGCCGTAGAGGTTGACCACCCGCTCGAGGGTGCCGAGGGCGTGGAGCGCGTGGACGACCTCGGGGGGGAGCGTCTCGCCCGCGAAGAGGACGACCTTCACGCAGGCCGGGAAGCCGCCCGTGCGCAGCAGCTCCGCCGCGGCGGTGGGGACCATGCTGGCGTAGGTCACCGGCTCGGGGAGGCTCGCCAGCGCCAGCGCGTTCTCCGCCACCACCAGCCTGCCGCCCCACGCCAGCGCGCCGAACACCTCGGTGAAGGAGACGTCGAAGCTGGCGGAAGAGGAGAAGAGCACCGCCGAGCGCTCCGCGTCGCCGACGTTCTCGCGCAGCCAGCAGAGGCGCGCCACCCCCGACGAGTGGCGGATCATCACCCCCTTGGGCCGGCCGGTGGAGCCGGAGGTGAAGATCACGTGCGAGAGGTTCCCCGGCGCGGCCCCGGACCCGGGCGCGGCGTCGCTCTCGCGGGCGATCTCGTCGCGGAGGACGTCCAGGCGCAGCGCCCGGGCCCCTCCTTCCGGCAGCCGCCCGGCGAGCTCGGAGGTGGTCACGATGGTCTCCACCTCCGCGTCCTCCAGCATGAAGCCGAGCCGCTCCCGCGGGTAGTTCGGCTCCAGCGGCACGTAGGCGCCGCCGGCCTTGAGCACCGCCAGGAGCGAGACCACCAGGTCGGGGGTGCGCGGCAGGCAGATCCCCACCCGCGTCTCGGGGCCCACCCCCCGCCCGCGCAGGTGGCGCGCGAGGCGGTTCGCCCTGGCGTCCAGCTCCCGGTACGTCAGCGCCTCGCCCGCGCACACCAGCGCCACGGCGCCGGGCGTCCGCTCCACCTGCGCCTCGAACAGCTCGTGCACGCACACGTCGCGCGGATAGTCGGCGGCGGTGGCGTTCCACTCCTCGACCACCTGCCGGCGCTCGGCGTCGGAGAGCAGCTCCAGCCGCTCCACGCTCCGGCCGTCGCCCGCCGCCATCGCTTCCAGCACGCGCCGCAGGTAGCCCGCCCAGCGCTCCACCGTGGCCCGCTCGAAGAGCGACGCCGCGTACTCCACCACCCCCTCGACCCGCCCGCCCGCTTCGCCGAGCCTCAGCTCCAGGTCGAACTTGGCCGTCACCCGCCGGGAGCCCCGCATGAGCGCCAGCTCCACCCCCGGCAGCTCGCGGCTCGCCCGCGGCGCGCTCTGCCAGGCGAACATCACCTGGAACACGGGGTGGTGCGCCAGGCTGCGCGCCGGCCGCAGCAGCTCCACCACCTGCTCGAAGGGGATGTCCTGGTTCTGCTGCGCCTCCAGCGCGCGCGCCTTCACCCGCTCCAGCAGCCCGGCCACCGTGGGCGAGTCCGACAGGTCCACGCGCAGCGCCAGCGTGTTGACGAAGAGCCCGACCAGCCCCTCGACCTCCTTGCGGCCGCGGTTGGCCGTGGGCGTGCCGACCACCACGTCGTCCTGCCCCGAGAGCCGACCGAGCACCGTGGCCCAGCCGGCGAGCAGGGTCATGAACAGCGTGGCCCCGTGCCGGCGGCCCAGTACCTTGAGCCCCGCCGTGAGCGCCTCGTCCAGCTCCACCCGCACAGCCCCGCCGGAATGGTCCTGCCGCGCGGGGCGCGGGTGGTCCGCCGGCAGCTCCAGCAGCTCGGGGGCGCCGGCGAGCGTGCGCGTCCAGTAGTCGGCCTGCCGCCGGAGGACCTCGCCGTCCACCCAGCGCCGCTGCCACGCCGCGTAGTCGGCGTACTGCACCGGCAGCGGCGGGAGCGGGTCGTCCCCGCCCTCCCGGTACGCGCCGTACAGCGCGGCCAGCTCGTCGACCAGCACGCCCATCGACCACGCGTCGGCCACGATGTGGTGCATGGTCAGCAGGAGCACGTGGTCGTCTTTCGCCAGCCGGACCAGGCGCCCGCGGACGAGCGGGCCCCGCTCCAGGTCGAACGGCGCGTCCGCCTCTTCGGCGCTCAGGCGCTCCAGCTCCGCGTCGGCCCCGGCGCGGCCCCGCAGGTCGTGCGCGGCCAGGTGGAAGCGGCTCCCTGCGGCCGGCGCGACGCGCTGCTCCGGCTCGCCGTCCACCGCCGCGAAGGTGGTCCGCAGCGCCTCGTGGCGCGCCACGATCCGCTCCAGCGCGCGCGCCAGCGCCCCCGCGTCCAGCTCGCCCCGGAGGCGCAGCCGGCCCGGGATGTGGTACGCGCTCCCCAGCGCCCCGAGCTGCTCCAGGAACCAGAGCCGCTGCTGCGCGAACGACAGCGGCAGGCGAGCGCCCCGGTCCGCCGGCTCGATCGGGGACAGCTGCGACCAGCTGCGCTCGAGCCTGGCGGCACGCGCCAGCTCCAGGAGCCTTTCGCGCTCGGTGAGCGTCAGAGTGGACTGCATCGGCGACGGCGGTAGAGAGAGCGATGGTTACAGGGACATCCGCGGGATCACCCGACCGCGGGCTCGCGCAGCAGCGCGGTCAGGTTCGCGAGCTCGGCCGGGTCGAACTGGGCGAGCTGGGCGTCGAGGACCCGCTGGGCGAGCGCCGACAGCACGGGCGCCTCGAAGACGTCGGAGAGCGCGACGTCGGCCTCCAGGTCCTGCCGGATCCGCAGCGCGAGCTTGCTCGCCAGGATCGAGTGGCCGCCCAGCTCGAAGAAGTGGTCGTTGCGGCCCACCCGCTCCACTCCCAGCACCTCGGCCCAGACCTCCGCCAGCGCGGCTTCCGTCCGGCTGGCCGGCGGCTCGTACGCGCGCGCCGCGTAGGCGTCCTCCTCCGGCGCCGGGAGCGCCCTGCGGTCCACCTTCCCGTTCGGCGTCAGCGGCAGCGCCTCCAGCCGCACGTACGCCGCCGGCACCATGTGCTCCGGCAGGCACTCCACCAGGTGGGAGCGGAGGACGTCCGCCTCGACCGCGTCCGCGGCGCCCGCGTAGTACGCGACCAGCCGCTTCTCGCCGGGGCCGTCCTCGCGCGCCACCACCACCGCCTCGCGCACGCCCGGGTGCTCCAGCAGCCGC
It contains:
- a CDS encoding amino acid adenylation domain-containing protein; this translates as MQSTLTLTERERLLELARAARLERSWSQLSPIEPADRGARLPLSFAQQRLWFLEQLGALGSAYHIPGRLRLRGELDAGALARALERIVARHEALRTTFAAVDGEPEQRVAPAAGSRFHLAAHDLRGRAGADAELERLSAEEADAPFDLERGPLVRGRLVRLAKDDHVLLLTMHHIVADAWSMGVLVDELAALYGAYREGGDDPLPPLPVQYADYAAWQRRWVDGEVLRRQADYWTRTLAGAPELLELPADHPRPARQDHSGGAVRVELDEALTAGLKVLGRRHGATLFMTLLAGWATVLGRLSGQDDVVVGTPTANRGRKEVEGLVGLFVNTLALRVDLSDSPTVAGLLERVKARALEAQQNQDIPFEQVVELLRPARSLAHHPVFQVMFAWQSAPRASRELPGVELALMRGSRRVTAKFDLELRLGEAGGRVEGVVEYAASLFERATVERWAGYLRRVLEAMAAGDGRSVERLELLSDAERRQVVEEWNATAADYPRDVCVHELFEAQVERTPGAVALVCAGEALTYRELDARANRLARHLRGRGVGPETRVGICLPRTPDLVVSLLAVLKAGGAYVPLEPNYPRERLGFMLEDAEVETIVTTSELAGRLPEGGARALRLDVLRDEIARESDAAPGSGAAPGNLSHVIFTSGSTGRPKGVMIRHSSGVARLCWLRENVGDAERSAVLFSSSASFDVSFTEVFGALAWGGRLVVAENALALASLPEPVTYASMVPTAAAELLRTGGFPACVKVVLFAGETLPPEVVHALHALGTLERVVNLYGPTEDTTYSTSWPVPEGARHISIGRPMALTRAYVLDGELQPAPVGVAGDLYLAGEGLARGYARRPGLTAASFLPDPFGPPGSRVYRTLDRARWRGDGTLEFAGRADFQVKVRGFRIEPGEIESRLVEHPGVRAAVVVARGDTPADRRLVAYYVGDAVGADALRAHLAERLPEYMVPAAFVALERLPVTPNGKLDRRALPDPGADAYARRGYEAPVGEVETALAEVWSEVLGVERVGRRDHFFELGGHSLLAVRLAERMRRRGLYAEVAALFATPTLAELAAAVGGAPREVRAPANGIPTPCDAVTPEMLPLVELSQAEIDRVAAGVAGGAANVQDVYPLAPLQEGILFHHLAAAEGDPYLMAGLYGFDDRARLDAWLAALRAVVARHDVLRTSVAWEGLREPVQVVWREAPLRVEEVELDPAGGDAAEQLYRRFDPRRHRIDVRRAPLLRLHVARDEARGRWLLLLLLHHLCSDHASLEVLQEEVRAHLEGRADLLPAPPPFRDYVAQARLGVGRGEHEAFFRELLGGVEEPTAPFGLLDAWGDGSGIAEAALAVDPALAARLGERARALGVSAAAVCHVAWAQVLARASGRGDVVFGTVLFGRMSGGAGSDRALGPFINTLPVRVRVASQGVEAAVLGTHRQLAELLRHEHASLALAQRCSGVAAPAPLFTALLNYRHSRRPGEAGASGMRGLRANARTNYPLTLAVDDLGDGLALRAFAPATVGPERVCAMVHRALEGVVEALEAEPGRALSRVDVLPEPERRRVVEEWNATDAPRPDACLHELFEAQVERTPDAAALTFEDQTLTYAELNARANRLAHHLRGRGVGPDVRVGLCVERSLEMMVGLLGVLKAGGAYVALDPEYPEERLRYMLVDSEPALLLTHGSAAERLGGLGVPVVALGRDASSWADRPATNPGRGGLTPHHLVYVIYTSGSTGRPKGVMVEHRSAANALGWMQQAWRLGPGDAVLQKTPYSFDASLRELLLTLLAGARLVLARPGGQRDPAYLVETVRREGVTVLHFVPSFLQVLAQEPGFAGCAALKRVVCGGEPLAPELVR
- a CDS encoding phosphopantetheine-binding protein — protein: DVAESAPGVPIGRPKANTRAYVLDRAGEPVPVGVVGELYVGGAGVALGYLDRPELTAERFVADPFGAEPGARLYRTGDLVRRRGDGALEFVGRTDFQVKVRGFRIEPREIEARLLEHPGVREAVVVAREDGPGEKRLVAYYAGAADAVEADVLRSHLVECLPEHMVPAAYVRLEALPLTPNGKVDRRALPAPEEDAYAARAYEPPASRTEAALAEVWAEVLGVERVGRNDHFFELGGHSILASKLALRIRQDLEADVALSDVFEAPVLSALAQRVLDAQLAQFDPAELANLTALLREPAVG